From Chryseobacterium tructae, one genomic window encodes:
- a CDS encoding DinB family protein, with product MNCHVLKNIVDAELQRFQTISEEEWTYKVTPEKWSKKEIIGHLCDSAFTNIRRFVVTQYKENENIVYDQNAWVKAQNYQNIPTADVIGLWKALNYQVVHIVENIPDEALQRTCDTTKTEPQSFTLEFLIKDYVDHLQHHLESI from the coding sequence ATGAACTGCCATGTCTTAAAAAATATTGTAGATGCAGAGCTTCAGAGATTCCAGACAATTTCTGAAGAAGAATGGACTTACAAAGTAACACCGGAAAAATGGTCAAAAAAAGAAATAATTGGCCATCTTTGTGACAGTGCTTTTACAAATATCCGTAGATTTGTAGTCACTCAATATAAAGAGAACGAGAATATCGTATACGATCAGAATGCCTGGGTAAAAGCTCAGAACTATCAGAATATTCCAACGGCTGATGTGATCGGTCTTTGGAAAGCCTTAAACTACCAGGTTGTTCATATCGTTGAAAATATTCCTGATGAAGCATTACAGAGAACTTGTGATACAACCAAAACAGAACCTCAAAGTTTTACACTAGAATTTCTGATTAAGGATTATGTAGATCATTTGCAGCATCATTTAGAATCGATTTAA